ATGTTCCTCACTGCGAGTTTCTCGATTAAGTTTCAATGGTGTACTGGACTTCCGCGACTTCTTTTTCGGCGTCACGTCATTTGCATCGCTAAGGCCATTTTGATAGGCCGTACGATGGCCTGTAGCTCCTCCCCCTCCTGGAATCTGATGGTCAGTCAATACAGTGTTGTTGGTCGCCGTGGAAACCAGCAAGGTAGTTTCGCGCAAAACTGTTCGACGTGGTTGAGTGATGAATCTGCGTGTCGCGTGTTCGAGCACGGCGTGCAGTCGCGGATTGGGGTTAGCGCTGTGTCGGTTGCGGCTGCGCAGCGAACTGAACATCATGTTACAGCCGTCAACGGTACAGCGGTGTTTGATCTTCAAGTGCACAGCGTTGAAGTGGATCTTCAGCGTTCCTTTATCGTAAAACGTCTTGGCGCACGCGCTGCAGCTTACGCGAGCTTTACTCGAGGACGAGCTGTTGCAGCATTCGAGCATTTCAGAAGAGTCTGTGATAGGGTCGACTTGATGTTGTTCTTCATTTTGTGGGCGTTTTGCGAAACTCCGTATCAGCGATGTTCTTTCAGCTGTGCCGTCTCTTTTGTTTCTGGGTCTGGTTTCGTCTGCGATGTTCCGTTTGCTGAGCCGCTGTAGTTTTTGCGTCGCCGGATGACGTTCCACGGCCGGCGAAGGTGGAAAGACGGATGGACTGACGTAGTGAAACGGCTGCAGGAACGCTAGACTTCCTCCTGGCAGATTCTCAAAGTGGTGTATTTTATCTCTTAGCTTTAACGCTGGGGTGCGATGGGTTTCTGCGTGGATCTGCTGCTCCTCAGCCATGAGCTCCACGATGGATTTAGTTTCCCCAAAACGCAGAAACTGACGCAAGGTCACGACCTCGTCCTCCGGGCTCATGGTGACCCAGCGATCCAGAACCTTCCCCATGGAGTCCTGCAGGATGAGAGTTAAGGCCCGTTCAGACCAACAGTGCTAACTGTAACCAGTGGTGCCCTATGTCATGACTCCTACAAGTTTTGTCATCTGCCACAATAAAAGCTTGTGTTCTTTAAAATTGGACGGATTCTGaatggctgtcaatgtttttagtGTGCAtcagatgagaaaaaaaatcattctgaaagtgtTTGAGTGTTTGTGCCTGCGTGTGTGGGTGAGAGTGCGAGTTTGTGTAAGTGTTTTCctgaaacaaaaacaaccaCAAGCAAGCATGGGCGGGTGAGTACTTGATGGCTTAGGCTAGATTTGACTATCACTACCCAAACTTATAGGGTTCAGAAGGTTCAAAGATAAAAGGACACACTGAGTAACAATGCGtatgaatgtttgtgtgtgttgtgtgtgtg
This sequence is a window from Onychostoma macrolepis isolate SWU-2019 chromosome 23, ASM1243209v1, whole genome shotgun sequence. Protein-coding genes within it:
- the LOC131531656 gene encoding zinc finger protein basonuclin-2, with protein sequence MGTWTHTLLQETDGDESLLKRDEQTTALKMKEVVGCTHADCLCECFLPGQTQIRSCDRCAHGWVVHAVGKVCAPALLCSGQVEIVQSSVVFDISSLILYGTQALPVRMKILLDRLFSVLTHTQVLNIIHTLGWTLRDYVRGYMLQDSMGKVLDRWVTMSPEDEVVTLRQFLRFGETKSIVELMAEEQQIHAETHRTPALKLRDKIHHFENLPGGSLAFLQPFHYVSPSVFPPSPAVERHPATQKLQRLSKRNIADETRPRNKRDGTAERTSLIRSFAKRPQNEEQHQVDPITDSSEMLECCNSSSSSKARVSCSACAKTFYDKGTLKIHFNAVHLKIKHRCTVDGCNMMFSSLRSRNRHSANPNPRLHAVLEHATRRFITQPRRTVLRETTLLVSTATNNTVLTDHQIPGGGGATGHRTAYQNGLSDANDVTPKKKSRKSSTPLKLNRETRSEEHAHLSPRQPIDSLHGNQSPVTNTHAQYNYKQFCKTAYGYHSNGHVEEIPGAHGEWKGRCRPLLKVKEEPCDCRGHHHSNL